Proteins from a genomic interval of Procambarus clarkii isolate CNS0578487 chromosome 45, FALCON_Pclarkii_2.0, whole genome shotgun sequence:
- the LOC123769924 gene encoding uncharacterized protein isoform X3, giving the protein MTLYEYLKIVHKIGKREEQKKKKAEGKTMADNVEVTERREAAPDTCGTQLLNNLEENKNVLSSVLISQLLDTSLCHEALGYIVELDVTFLCYLLINDIIKFPLNVELCRAINDIKDIRNDVYHFGSTCNLKYIDMRKKLKMLFNSAKVLFRYLNKPLDIIERIKQDSLKQIKASVDKFSGPILGTLKQEIHTNYRSPKHHVLPDIEHFRRGSQPRTAVESLEEFKKFIQDCRSDELQKARPIMICGAPGSGKTSLLENLTEAFCKDSDKYFSLILYLGASCRMYRSIFWKEVCESIINLCPETVSKFGKELVNHVIKMHADNILFLVDWNIQYQGDILLDVERGTWVISCQGFPEVPSYCHVLRVLPLCETRVEQILHCISPNADEVRHILKLYEECSYKGLLNSPDIVSIFCTIGTSVPFDKMLEYFVNKKVGNFAYSEKELTKLGRVAFNSILKNGKFYAEKDLCEIRQEVKDQFVEYHDKYASFRYRVIEDFMAAKYVIVNPEEACSKWLNQVPLFKRVFRFVCSMWLENGNNIQTFLPFIKSYLLKLLGNEKSDKKTNRKLKNKYIVPKKSDKKINTVEPMDVDIPPDAVSTANCCPIDNMEKFGNASKFTKWPYIVKLADDCHYHQEVMKVLAKILVSKSSWLFKCKCLDESVIEKIGNILKYIRVTNPLTITLESGPNTKILNNIWNMLNTLTELHHHTSVKIMIVHKETLPIPHNKMLKELSYAITKYCDTPLNITKYVGPLFCSGIPQFLKCLCMRRVEVLNVCVYDIATFKEILSCTGLSCLREVIVRVDLKSDEQILEDTPKLPIPKSVPLTMTIKYFDRLQKLLNKFESPHYVESLSIYDVYIHKSFKLDLSHFKDLTRLYIRFIPGTKAAYIAPEIPAHRKSMEVEEERESRTIMEVEKKEGRMIMKRREERESRGMETEEMKENRTMDIEEERESKTMEIEQKKESRTLEIEQKKERPAVELERKRERIILVSPKEWICHLSINLILPERLERLLLRNMEYCNNSNSFLLLTYWKNSNIQRLIIEDSFLSITGVRNILKDHNDSDNRNIEQALKRHCTIDRRSSLQLREWLRKKPRLEKEERQKRRQNKPPGKELIITSQFALCNECREFPCTCPHKDWEDCKETLKDLVDLIEDVYTSDILNFSFTSEIVTVRKDMCGDLRVHCPLTKLTDGIVYNLVNDDNMHDLNSDKSPLNYIFQTLTLAQCICLEHTNLTYEGAMAVVKQLKQGKSKYCNIENVEPFSLTIKSDYHPESDDEVENSSFLNYLRNEDCLAQFNFWCCCSGRCHRIKKSIAGQIFVNDKLMP; this is encoded by the exons ATGACTTTGTATGAATATCTGAAAATAGTCCATAAGATAGGCAAGAGGGaagaacaaaagaaaaaaaaggcAGAGGGAAAGACGATGGCGGATAACGTAGAGGTTACCGAGAGAAGAGAAGCGGCACCAGACACGTGTGGGACGCAGCTGCTCAATAATCTGGAGGAAAACAAGAATGTATTAAGCAGTGTgcttatttctcaactcttggatACGTCACTCTGTCATGAAGCGCTTGGTTACATTGTAGAGTTGGATGTAACCTTTCTCTGCTATCTTCTTATCAATGATATTATAAAATTTCCATTGAATGTTGAACTGTGCAGAGCTATTAATGACATAAAAGATATCAGAAATGATGTCTATCATTTTGGCTCTACatgtaatttaaaatatattGATATGCGTAAGAAGTTAAAGATGCTGTTCAACTCTGCCAAAGTATTATTCAGATATTTGAATAAACCCTTGGACATCATTGAAAGAATAAAGCAAGACTCTTTGAAGCAAATTAAGGCGAGTGTAGATAAATTTTCTGGCCCAATTCTAG GTACACTAAAGCAAGAGATTCACACAAATTATAGATCACCAAAGCATCACGTTTTACCGGACATCGAACATTTTCG TAGGGGTTCACAACCTAGAACAGCAGTTGAAAGTCTTGAAGAGTTTAAGAAATTCATACAAGACTGCAGAAGTGATGAATTGCAAAAAGCACGGCCAATCATGATCTGTGGAGCTCCAGGGTCTGGTAAAACATCACTTCTGGAAAATCTTACAGAAGCATTTTGTAAAGATTCTGATAAATACTTCTCACTAATTTTGTACTTGGGTGCTAGTTGCAGGATGTATAGATCTATATTTTGGAAGGAAGTATGTGAAAGTATAATAAATCTTTGTCCTGAAACTGTTAGCAAATTTGGAAAAGAATTAGTGAATCATGTGATTAAAATGCATGCTGATAATATTCTTTTTCTTGTCGACTGGAACATCCAGTATCAGGGAGATATATTGCTTGATGTGGAAAGGGGGACGTGGGTTATCTCTTGTCAGGGTTTCCCTGAGGTTCCTTCATACTGTCATGTCCTTAGAGTCTTGCCATTATGTGAAACTCGGGTGGAACAAATTTTGCATTGCATCAGTCCTAATGCTGATGAAGTAAGGCATATCCTCAAACTATATGAAGAGTGCAGTTATAAGGGTCTCCTCAACAGCCCAGATATAGTAAGCATATTTTGCACAATTGGAACTAGTGTTCCATTTGATAAAATGTTGGAGTATTTTGTAAACAAGAAGGTTGGTAACTTTGCTTATAGTGAAAAAGAATTGACCAAACTAGGAAGAGTTGCATTTAACTCAATCTTAAAGAACGGAAAGTTTTATGCAGAAAAGGATCTCTGCGAAATCAGACAGGAAGTGAAAGATCAATTTGTTGAATATCACgataaatatgcttcctttaggtACCGAGTCATAGAAGATTTTATGGCTGCCAAATATGTTATTGTTAACCCAGAGGAGGCATGCAGCAAGTGGTTAAATCAGGTTCCGTTATTTAAACGAGTATTTAGGTTTGTTTGTTCTATGTGGCTTGAGAATGGGAATAATATTCAGACCTTTTTGCCTTTCATCAAGTCATATCTTTTAAAGTTGTTAGGTAATGAAAAGTCAGACAAAAAGACAAATAGAAAattgaaaaataaatatattgtcCCTAAGAAATCGGACAAAAAAATTAATACTGTAGAACCAATGGACGTTGACATTCCTCCAGATGCTGTTTCCACAGCTAATTGTTGCCCTATTGACAATATGGAGAAGTTTGGCAATGCAAGTAAATTTACAAAGTGGCCTTACATTGTTAAACTTGCTGATGATTGTCATTATCATCAAGAAGTTATGAAAGTGCTAGCCAAAATCTTGGTTTCTAAGAGCTCATGGCTATTTAAGTGCAAATGCCTAGATGAAAGTGTCATAGAGAAAATAGGTAACATATTGAAGTACATAAGAGTAACAAATCCTTTAACAATTACATTAGAGAGTGGTCCAAATACAAAAATTCTAAACAATATATGGAACATGCTGAATACTTTAACGGAGTTGCATCATCATACTTCAGTTAAAATAATGATTGTTCACAAGGAAACTCTACCAATACCACACAATAAAATGTTAAAGGAACTGTCCTATGCAATAACAAAATACTGTGATACCCCATTGAACATAACAAAGTATGTAGGACCTTTATTTTGTTCAGGAATTCCCCAATTTTTGAAATGTTTGTGCATGAGGAGAGTGGAAGTGTTAAATGTTTGTGTGTATGATATTGCTACATTTAAAGAGATTCTGTCATGTACAGGATTATCGTGTCTTAGAGAGGTTATTGTAAGAGTTGATCTTAAATCTGATGAGCAGATCCTTGAAGACACACCCAAGTTACCTATACCAAAATCAGTCCCATTAACTATGACAATTAAATATTTTGATAGACTGCAAAAGCTATTAAATAAATTTGAGTCACCACATTATGTTGAATCTCTGagcatatatgatgtttatatacATAAAAGCTTCAAGCTAGATTTATCGCATTTCAAAGATCTGACACGTCTGTATATAAGATTTATTCCTGGAACAAAGGCTGCCTATATTGCTCCGGAAATTCCAGCACATCGAAAGTCAATGGAggtagaagaggagagagagagcagaacaATAATGGAAGTAGAAAAGAAAGAGGGCAGAATGATAATGaaaagaagagaggagagagagagcagaggaaTGGAAACAGAAGAGATGAAGGAGAACAGAACAATGGAcatagaagaggagagagagagcaaaacaaTGGAAATAGAACAAAAGAAAGAGAGCAGAACATTAGAAATAGAACAGAAGAAAGAGAGACCAGCAGTGGAATTagaaaggaagagagaaagaaTTATATTAGTCTCTCCAAAAGAGTGGATATGCCATCTCTCAATTAACCTTATTCTTCCTGAAAGGTTGGAAAGATTGTtactaaggaacatggaatactgTAACAATTCAAATAGCTTTTTGTTACTCACATACTGGAAGAATTCCAATATTCAAAGACTGATTATTGAGGATTCATTTCTCTCCATAACTGGAGTTAGAAATATATTAAAAGATCATAATGATTCAGATAATAGGAATATAGAGCAGGCCCTGAAAAGACACTGTACAATAGATAGAAGATCTTCATTACAGTTAAGGGAGTGGTTGAGGAAAAAACCACGTCTTGAGAAAGAAGAGCGCCAAAAGAGACGTCAAAATAAACCTCCCGGAAAGGAGCTAATAATCACGAGTCAGTTTGCTTTGTGTAATGAATGTAGAGAATTCCCATGCACCTGCCCACACAAGGATTGGGAGGACTGCAAGGAAACCCTTAAGGATCTTGTTGATCTTATTGAGGATGTATACACCAGTGATATTTTGAATTTTAGCTTTACTAGCGAAATTGTTACGGTGAGGAAGGATATGTGTGGAGATTTAAGGGTACATTGCCCTCTGACAAAGCTCACTGATGGCATTGTTTATAATTTGGTGAATGATGATAATATGCATGATCTGAACAGTGACAAATCGCCTTTGAATTACATATTTCAAACACTGACACTTGCACAGTGCATTTGCTTAGAGCACACTAATCTCACATATGAGGGAGCAATGGCAGTAGTTAAACAGTTGAAACAAGGGAAGAGCAAGTATTGCAACATTGAGAATGTAGAGCCATTTTCTCTCACAATAAAGTCTGACTATCATCCAGAATCTGATGATGAAGTTGAAAATAGTAGCTTTCTAAATTATTTAAGAAATGAAGATTGCTTGGCACAGTTTAACttttggtgttgttgtagtggtcgaTGCCATCGTATAAAGAAATCTATAGCAGGTCAGATTTTTGTCAATGATAAGCTAATGCCTTGA